The Salvia splendens isolate huo1 chromosome 20, SspV2, whole genome shotgun sequence nucleotide sequence agtgtgtttaatatgtgtagtgtgtgaaatatgtgtagtgtgtgtaatatgtgtagtgtgtgaaatgtgtagagtgtttgtagtgtgtgaaatgtgtgtagtgtgtgaaatatgtgtagtgtgtgtagtgtgtgaaatatgtgtagtgtgtgtagtgtgtgaaatgtatgtagtgtgtgtagtgtgtgaaatatgtgtagtgtgtgtagtgtgtgaaatatgtgtagtgtgtgtagtgtgtaaagtgtgtgaagtgtgtttTGTGGATATATAGTGAAATTTTATGACTATTTGGATTTTGAAATtacaattttctacttttgatatggaattcaaattgtgacattggaaaatttggaattgtaattcaattctaaatccaaatatttttgtgataaCGAACAATGGATTGGAATTGgaggctccaattccaatttcaaGCCCTCAATTCTAGGGTACCGAACACACCCTAGtaaaaatgatagaaaattgaatTTATAGATATTCATGCACGCCCACTCACATGAGTGTGTAATacgtgtagtgtagtgtgtgtgtgtgattttgTGTAATTGTGAGTGTGTGTATAACTGTGTGTGTGTATGACTGTGTGTGTATGATTCTGTGTGTTTAAATGTGTAACTGTGTGTGTATGTCTGCGTTACTGTAAGTGTGTAcctgtgtgtgtatgtgtgtgacAGTGTGTGTTTGAGTGTGTGTGTAATTGTGTGTATGCAAGTGTGTGACTATGTATAAGTatgtgagtgtgagtgtgagtgtgagtgtgtAACTTTGTATATGTATCTGTGTGACTGCGTGTGTAATTGTGTGTGCTCtatttatgtagtgtgtgaaagtgTATTTGAACTTCCAATATTCTATTTTTGATATAGAtttcaaattgtggaattgagAGAGTTAATTTGCCGTACCGAACAtaagatttggaattgaagcTTCCCATTTCAATTTCACAGCCCCAATTCTGTAGTACCGAACGAGCCTAAATGACATTACAAAATCTATATGGTAACAATTTCAGGTGAAGGAGAAGAGGGCATCATAAACTACATACCGGGAGTGGGATCGATGAGACCAAGAGATTTGATGTCGTATGTGCAATACCCGGACATGATCCCGATGTTAACCGAGATCGAAGTGAAGGCATTCGATCACGTCAAGCAAGCAGACTTCATCTTATGCAACACGGTCGAAGAGCTCGAATCCGACACCCTTTCAGCCCTGAATCAAATCCTTCCATCTTTCCCCATCGGCCCGATCAATTTCTACGACGGAAGCCTGGCCCGGAGCCTCAGGCCCCACACAGATTGCACAGAGTGGCTGAACTCCAAGCCACCCGCATCAGTCCTCTACATCTCCTTCGGTAGCATCAATTTCATTGCTGACAAGGAGGAACTCGTAGAGTTTGCCTACGGCCTTCTCGTGAGTAGAGTTTACTTCATCTGGGTGATCAAGGATGATCAAGAAAAGCATTTTCTCCCTAGCGGTTTCGAAGATGGGGTGGGAAGCCGAGGACTGGTCGTGCCATGGTGCGACCAGGACGGGGTTCTGGCAAGCCCTGCCACGGGAGGGTTTCTGACGCACTGTGGGTGGAACTCGGTTCTGGAGAGCATGTGGCATGGCGTTGCGATGATTTGTTATCCGTTTCTTGTTGACCAGCCTACGAATCGGAAGCTTGTGGTTGATGATTGGAGGATTGGGGTGAATTTATGCGATGGAGGGCGCGTGACGAGGGAGGAGGTTGCTGAGAAGATCGACGTCGTGATGAAGGGAGACTCTGCTCTTCGGATGAAGAGCGAGGTTGAGAAAGTGCGCAAGAAGTTGCATAATTCGTTGGGGGAAGAAGGGTCATCACATAAGAACTTGGACCTATTTTGGGAGAGATTGAAATTGAGCCTTTAATACTAAATTTGTATGTATAGGATTTGCTTTCCAGTTTTTGCGATTTTTTTTCCTCTTCAATTTCAATTGGTTTTATGAGAGATTTCGGAATATGAGTCTCAATCAGTTATTTTTAATTAGGGTCATCACCACCATTGTTTGCTCTCTCTTCTTTGATATTGTTTTATGCCATGACATTGCTTTTGATGGTGATCTTTCAGGATTCCCACATCGAATTCGTTGATTGCTTCTCCACTTTGTTGCTCTCCACTAAGTATTTTACTATCTGTGAGATTGTAATTATTGTGTAAGTGTTGTATGACCGCATATCGgattttttaataaacttaaaaTTTGGTCGTAAAAATCATGAAAGTTGAACATATATAattgaagaagaggaagaaattcGATGTACATGAATAACAGAGAGTAATCGTTGTTTTTCCCTACCGTTAtggatactccctccatccttagtttcgtcacatttttccattttcaccCTTCACATAAAATTTGTCAAATTTATTcaaactcacattttattataaaactaatatataaaagtaggattcactctccactaattttttcaactcacattttattatatttctcaAAATCCGTATCcggtcaaagtgtgacaaaatttaagggacgatGGAGTATTTCATATCCGATCAAAGTTTAAAGCTTTtagggacgaagagagtacttTAAAGCTATGCTAAATTATTTTTAGGTTCCATTTGGTATACAAAATTCGGACCATGGAATTGGAAGCCTCAATTACTAATTCGTGGTTTGATACCATAAAAATACTTActtaaaattgaattataaaattttgtcaATTCTATAATTTTAATTCCATAACAAAAAACACAAAGAATTCGAAATAAACATTCTCAGTTCCACGTGTCACATTGAAAAACAGGCGGATCCTTTCTCGGGTCATAACAAGAAACGGATCCACTGATTTCAGTCACGCATGAATAAGCAGGTTCAATGCTATCTGTAATTTGTCTTCCTGTTTTATATGCATTCTCATTGAAATGATGACTAATTCAGTTTCCTAAggtattactccatccgtccacgaaaaatagtctcattttgtcattttgggacaaaaattagtctcatttctgtaaatggaaagtttctttttcatattttactcactttttcttctctctcataTACTTACCGACTTTTTCTTcgtatctctcttactttacctattttttctccttctctcttactttactaattttttattaaaacacgTGCCGTTCACAAATGAGAcaattttttatggacggaggaagtatatccTAGGAACTAGGAATAGTTTTGCATGATATAGTTGAAACATATAATAGTGTTGTATGTAAAACTTTAATTGTCTTTAATTAAATCTATTTATGTTAGTGACTGATcgatatatactactccctccgtccctcaagaatatgcactctttcctttgtAGTCCGTCTCACAAGATATGCACTTTccgattttagaaaatcctctctgtaatgaggtgggactagggatgtcaattgggCAAACCCGCTCGGGTTCGGGCTAATCCACTCGGGTTGTCGGGCTATTTGGGTGCGGGTTATTCaggttgtgaattttttgggTTGTTAATTTTCGGCCCTAACCATAAATCTTCGGGTTTCGAGCTAACCCACTGGCTATTCGGGGTTTAAAGTGATCTTATGTGTTACTTTCTATCCAATCCAATATTCTaacttataaaaaaacaaatttgtcGCAAATAGTAAAGTATTATCAAAAgtgatcaagaaaaaaaaataatagcaatagtaaattgaaacaaaatacGTAAACATAGCGCTAATTAGTAGCACACGAGAATCCGACACAATTAAATGGAAATCATGCATTTCAAAGGGGTTGAATGACATTCTTTTGTATAcccaaaaaataaattctaagTAGTTGAAAAAGATAATATAGATAAACTCCATGGAGTTGAATGACATTCTTCTACATCAATAACTTTTGAAGCTTCAACCGAATGATTGTCTTCAAGAGGAAAAACGTAATGCGGCGTTTAATATGAGCAAATATTAATAACATCTATATTCCATATAACTCTAACTTTCAATTTGAGAGAGAAGACATAATTACCATATATACTTCATATAAATGTTGTGTTTAATATTGTAATTACCATATATACTTCATGTAACTATATaacccaaaattttaattatatttttattttaaatgccTAACCCATGGGCTAATCCGCAATCCACCCGGGCCAGCCCGCATAACCCACCGACCCAAACGGGTTAGCCCACGTAGCCCTATTTTGTATCTGGGTTGCAATTTTCTGGCCCTAATCAGGTAGACTCGCAGGTTTCGGGCtagattgacatccctaggtgggacccattctccactaactatactttatttcattttttttctcaacctctctcttaatttaccatttttatattaaaatccgtgtcgatTTTAAAGtgattctttggggacggagggaatagcaTAATATGCATGTACAATTAATAGGCGAATTCCACGGCTTTTGGTCAATATCTCGTGGAATTAAATCCTCATCGGTATGAGTCAATTGAAGTATCAATATGCAAATTAtctatataaaagtatgatttATAAATTTAGCTCCTATTCGAGTTATTATGCACTTAAAAGAGAAGAAATTGAGTGACAAATCTTCAAACATAAATAGTGGAGCACTCTTTTCGTACAAAGGCTTGTTTTCTGATTTATGATGACCCATatatattttggtttatttcTATGAATGAaagtactaatatttttctAGAGTACTCCTAATTGGAGTATTTCATTAACTATTTACAATTAATtcatttccaaaattaaaattagcaTATTAAGAATTCAATAACTTTCTTACTCCTTTTGACAAATCCATTTATCCGATATAATTCTGGTTTTATCTCCCTGCCCAAATTCTGTACAAATTACTTATGTTcaatacacataaaataacaGAAGAACTATATAAGATCTCCACATTTAATGAGTTACAATTAAGTATATACGTTATAAATTCTCATTCTATATGACCAAAAGATTCTTGAGTGAGCCAATTATATGGATATGGATTGTCATATACTATTTCAGAGTAAGATCCTTTCTCTAACACACTAACCTATTTATccgttattaaatttataaaaattatactcgTATTAATTAGCCGCTAGCCAATAAGTTACATGCTAATTATAGTCCCTACTATATAAATTACAGCAACACAAATCAAACTAATATTTTCCTCCTCACTTACTAAAACCCTAATCATGCTCAATTTGTCTCACACAATTGTTCTAGCACTGATTGCAACATTGCATACGTGCAATGCGGCATTCTATAACGTCATAAATTATGGAGCGAAGGGCGATGGTGTGACGGACTCATCATCGGCCTTCCTCAAGGCTTGGGGGGCCGCCTGCAGCTCGGTAGAGCAATCCACCATGTACGTCCCCAAAGGGACGTTCTTGGTGAACTCGGTAGCGTTTAGCGGAGCTTGCAAGAGTAAAATGCAGGTCCAAATAATTGGAGCTCTTGTAGCTCCATATGATTACAAGTCTTTCCTCTCTGATCAAGCTTGGATAACATTCGAATATGTGAATGGATTATCAGTTGTTGGCGGCGATATTGATGCAAGAGGCTCAAGTTATTGGGCATGTAAAAGAAGTGGAGCAAATTGCCCCTTTGGAGCAAGGGTAAATTCGACTTTTTACCCTTTGACATATTGTTTTTAGTATGATTTTCATTTCTTAAAGCTACAATTTGAGTATTGTGATACGAGAATCATTTCTTAATTTGAAATGGTGGTTTCCAACCCTTTTACAGTCACGATTTACATTTAAGCTGCTCTGCAATTaagatttatcatttatttttactataaatggtaaatagatATTCATCAAACTAAGTCATTCTAGttacattttattactattatatgcAAAATGAGACACAAATTCCACTATTTTTAAAATGGTAGTTTCCAATTGTACGAGAATCATCTCTTTTTTAAAATGGTTGTTTCCAATTACCTTTTAAGAGTTATAATTTACCATTTAACTCACTTgcaattaaaattcaatttatttttactatatgGTAAGTAGATATTACATCACATTAATTTATTCtacttatattttaatattatactcatatataaatatgagacacaaattccactatcttttttatAAGTTTCACTCAAGGGTTTCATAATTAGTTgtacttctttttcttttaagaGCCGAAAATGTTTTATACAATTATTTCTTATAAATTTTCTTATTATTACCAAAGAGAGTAGTAATATATTTCATGGTGATTGCAGTCGTTCTCGTTCCAAAGTTGCAACGATGTGGAAATCAATGGTTTGACATCGCATAACAGCCACGCAGTCCATGTTTTTATTAATGGATGCAATAACATGAGAATTCAAGATTTGACCATTGTGGCTCCCGGCGACAGCCCCAACACCGACGGCATCCACATTGGGAACTCGAATAATATTAGTGTCAGCCATGCTAATATTGCCACCGGCGACGACTGTATCTCCATTGGCCCCGGCACCACCCAAATGTACATGGATAACATCGTTTGCGGCCCTGGTCATGGCATTAGGTACGCACGGACGTCTTAAATTATATGTTTATCTCAAATTTAACTTCataattaaatacaaatgaCATTTTATTATTGCTTAGAGCTTCTAATAGTAGGGTTTAAACATGAATCATTTAGGGTTTCTTCTAATAGTAGGGTTTAAGCATGAGTCCTTTAGGGTTTCGTCTGAAATTAGGGTTTAAACATTTGATTACAACTTAGAGTTTGAATTTGATATATAAtgtttgaaaattgaaaatgattATCAGCATTGGAAGTATGGGAGGCGATCCAGGCGAAGGCGGAGTGGAACAGATTGTCGTAAACAACTCTATCTTCACAAGAACAGACAATGGAGTTCGGATCAAAACATGGGCTAAACCTTTCAATGGATATGCAAGAGACATCAAGTTTGAAAATTTGCAAATGCAAAATGTCTCCAACCCTATAATCATTGATCAAGAATATTGCCCGGAGAGGAATTGTCCAAATGGGGTATAATTCTTTGCATGATTCAATTTAGTTACTAGTTTCTAGTATATATGGATATCCATAAAGGTGATTGTTCATCTTTTGCAGAACTCCGGGGTGAAACTGAGCGACGTTTCGTTCTACAACATCACAGGCACGTCGTGGACTCAAGACGcgttggtgttgatttgcagTTGGGCGAAGCCGTGTGAACGTATATATCTGCAAGATATTCATCTAAATTACATCAATGCATTGCCCAACAAACAGCATGTAGCTTCACATTGTGAAAATGCACGAGTCATTTCGAATGGTGTTGTAATTCCAAATTGCTAATGATTTCTTActagttattttcttttcataataatagtagtaatacatGCACGAGACATTAGGAATGGTAGCTATGTTTCTCCTAGCTCTACTTGAGGTTTGGTATATAATTATCTTATTGTCCTCAAATTTTTCATCATTCCATTTTGGTTTAGATTAATAAAGGTATTTTGGTAGATTTACAATTCAAacttaaatacaaattaataTACCAAATATAGcgtttaaatatttattttatttatctaataTACTATAACCAACTCATGTTTGTTTATTCATATAAAACTAAATGATTTATCTCATTTGTAAAGTAACATGGTAAATCCCAACTCGACTATCGAACGGGGATTTAAGAGAACTATATCAGGTTATACAAGTCATTAGATTAATAACTAATTAATTGATAGTAAAAAAAACCCTGTATTTTTGCCCTGTGAGTCCAATTCTTCAAATATTCCTCAAAAATATACGGAGTatgaaaattctaaaaaataaagagaaacatGTGAAGTGATTTTTCAATGCCTTGAAGATTTCTacaccaaaactcatttttggagTATGATTGGAGATGGTCAAAAGCACGAGTAAGATGACCCCGTTGTGGCGCTGCTCGCCCGGCCGCTTGCGTTGTGGCTGCCGGTAATTCGCCACAccccatatatatttatttcataaacCCTCTATATATCATTCTACACCATTTTAATTCTATATTACCACTCACAATGATAGTCATGAATAGTGCAGTTTTTttggtttttaaaatttttagggtttgtaatttttgaatttttaagatttgtaatttttaatttttgtaatgaatgaatgaattttTTGTATTATAAATGTTTATCGCTTTTATTTTTCAACTAAAATAGTCAATAGTCATGAATAGTGCAGTTTAATGTTTGTGGCATAGGAAAGGGCATAGAGCATGGTGCAAGGTTGTGGGAGTTGTGACATTGCGCAGAAAACGAAGGGAATAATGACATGGTGGAGAGTTTGGGTGGGGCAGGCTTGGAGAGCAAGGTTGTGGAAGTTGTGACATGACACAGAAAATGAGGAGAATGATGACATAGAAGAGTTGGGGCGTGGGTTGTGGATACCATAACGTGTCACGACAATAGTTAGTGGATTtcaaaatatagtactccctccgtcccttaaatattGTCACAGTTtaaccgggcacgagtttttataagaaatgtaatggaaagtgagttaaaaaaagttggtagaatgtgaattatacttttaaagtattagtgttataataaaatgtgagtgagagtAAATTAGTGCAATGTGGGTTCATTATAAAAAATggttaaaagtgaaatgtgacaaatatTGTAGAACGGACagaatggaaaaatgtgacaaaatttcagggacggatgaAATACTCCACAAAAATAGCCTATATGGATCATGCGAAATTTTAGCGTAAAAATGAAGAATGCAAAACTATCTCAAACATGTAAAATGCAAAGTCGAGGTTATGATGATAATTCTTCTGTGTAGACCGCGTCTAAGAAAGTCTTAAAATTCATCATCTTtaatagtactccttccgtcctacGATAATATTCACTATTTTCTTtctagtccgtcccacaagaatatgcatttttcaattttagaaacttttttctctctaatgaggtgagacctaTTCTCCACTGtcaatactataattactttttctctctacctctctcttacttttacatattttatattaaaatccgtgccgatcACAAAGTGCATACTTTTTAGAGACGGaaagagtattattttatgtagATATTTATGTTTagataaattatagtactagtactaattaAACTACAATTATTTTAGGATTGAAATTATAAGGAtccaaatatttataaattgtcACCGCCTTTTTCCGAATCCATTATTTTTACCAAAACACGTTTTCCTTGATATATTTCTGAATCTAAACAAATTAAAGAATATGCAGTCCTACTTAATTGTGCATCCATTTATacaaatatgtacattatggTTAGCTTTGTGGCTTCTTGTATTTTGATCTATCCGACTGGAACGGAGCGGTGCCGGAGAGTCACACGGTGGGTCTTGACGTCGGTCGAGCAACTGCCTTGTACCGACACCACCAAGGTGAGCTCCTTGTCCTTGCTGTCCTCAGCCCACCAGCTTTGTGCAGCTCCCCCGGTCAAGTCCTCCAACTTGTGCAACTCCTCGTGATGCACTGTCACGTCCGCCTCTTGCTCTGGTTGGATCAACCCGGCCGCCGGTCCCACCTGTCCAAAGCTCAGGTTTAGCAAAGCTTGTGGGCTAGTTTGCACACgttgacacatttctttttcgcactcattttaaaaaaattatactaagtaagaaagagagatCTCTTATTTAACTCTTTTtgcactttaactatttattatacttatcatttttgcaaaacGACTGCGAAAAAAATGTGCCAACACTAAAGGAACAGAGGAAGTAAGAGTTGAGAAGTGGAAATTTACGTGGAGCCAACGTGGGAAACCGAATGAGCCACGTGAGCGGCAGTTCGGGTCTTCGTTGGCGCAGGGTCCTAGACACGTGATTTTGAAAAAGACGCAGTGTTCGGGACTTGGATTGGTGATCTTGAAGCAGAATGTGTCCTGGTTCTGGAGCTCGATGGTGTCGGTGCTGACCGACGTATCGGGGACGAAACGCAGCTCCTCGATGCTCGACCTGATCTCCTCGTTGGTCAGGAGGATCTTGGCAAACTCCTGCCTCCTAACTGCTTTATCGACATGAGCAATGTCGAGGTTGAGCTTGCAACGGACGGGCTTGTGATCGCTCTCAACCACGTCCATACAAGCGTCGTACCTTGAATGCAACACCCAAACATCACTACCATTTAAGCAACAAGTAGTGTTTTAAGAGAATCAAGCCTTACTGCGATATGGAGGCGATCACGGGGCAATCTAAGCTGCAATCTTTCGTCGTCGTACCTGCTTTGTTATCCCGATATAGAACTCTATCACACCAAGCCGGGATGCGTTTCTTCTCACCCGAGTCATAACCTAACATACACCGTTAGATCAGAATATCCTCATGTCGGATTAGACAATCACACAAGGCAATGAATTACCTCCTAAACCCGGTTTTCCTATCTCGAACTTGTAGGTGGGAGGAAACATAAGGATGGCCTCCCGCATCCCTTGGAAGACTTTTCCAGCCTTCATCTCCGCTCGTAGCTGATCTTTCTGGCGAAGCCAATCAAAGCTTCGCTGAGAAACCAAGTCCCGAGCTTCATCATAGCTTATGCCGAATAGGCGATAATTCAAATCGCCATTAAAGACGACCATATCAGCTTCGGCAAGATCAGGCCTGGCCTCTTCAGGACCGGTAGATGTCGTTTGCTGGCCAAAAACACTTAACATCACTCCAACCAAAACTTAACAAAACTCAAAAAACTTAAAAACTAAACCATACATTTGAGTTCTTGACAGCCTGATTAGCCGACGAAACACCAGCTGCGAAAATGAGGAGCCACGGAAAGCCAAACGAATAAAGCAGCCAAAATAAATATACGCAGAGAAGAAGAGAGCAAGACAAGTAGAGGCATCGCACCATACCAGCGGTTTGCGTAGACCGACTAAAAGACATTGTTCGGAAAATATGATCGAAATCAGCATTCCGTTTGTTTACTGCTTCTAAGTGTGCAGCTAAATGACaatttacaaaacatatcagcTGATCATGCACTCTCAACCTCAATCCTACACCTCCCTGCAAGTGTAAAGACGACATAAATTACCATTTCGCTGTCAAGGGACGACTAGAGCGGCGCACCTTATTTCCTATAGCTCGCCCTAGACCACATGCC carries:
- the LOC121780749 gene encoding UDP-glycosyltransferase 86A1-like; its protein translation is MANSKPHAIVFPYPYQGHITPMINLCLSLASKNLTITFIPLEFNHHSISKAHDLPADAHIFTGARNAGLDIRYAAISDGFPVDFDRDGNDDDRNYSDYWMTMFRDFPGRVDALVAGIVTSSGDSPPSVMITDTFFSWVATPICEKYGMINVSVWTQPAAVFAINYHFDLLRENAHFPPQHGEGEEGIINYIPGVGSMRPRDLMSYVQYPDMIPMLTEIEVKAFDHVKQADFILCNTVEELESDTLSALNQILPSFPIGPINFYDGSLARSLRPHTDCTEWLNSKPPASVLYISFGSINFIADKEELVEFAYGLLVSRVYFIWVIKDDQEKHFLPSGFEDGVGSRGLVVPWCDQDGVLASPATGGFLTHCGWNSVLESMWHGVAMICYPFLVDQPTNRKLVVDDWRIGVNLCDGGRVTREEVAEKIDVVMKGDSALRMKSEVEKVRKKLHNSLGEEGSSHKNLDLFWERLKLSL
- the LOC121782697 gene encoding polygalacturonase-like, producing the protein MLNLSHTIVLALIATLHTCNAAFYNVINYGAKGDGVTDSSSAFLKAWGAACSSVEQSTMYVPKGTFLVNSVAFSGACKSKMQVQIIGALVAPYDYKSFLSDQAWITFEYVNGLSVVGGDIDARGSSYWACKRSGANCPFGARSFSFQSCNDVEINGLTSHNSHAVHVFINGCNNMRIQDLTIVAPGDSPNTDGIHIGNSNNISVSHANIATGDDCISIGPGTTQMYMDNIVCGPGHGISIGSMGGDPGEGGVEQIVVNNSIFTRTDNGVRIKTWAKPFNGYARDIKFENLQMQNVSNPIIIDQEYCPERNCPNGNSGVKLSDVSFYNITGTSWTQDALVLICSWAKPCERIYLQDIHLNYINALPNKQHVASHCENARVISNGVVIPNC